The proteins below come from a single Burkholderia humptydooensis genomic window:
- a CDS encoding DUF3683 domain-containing protein produces MNAPQVFDPHGAAAAVAADPAPRLREIPYNYTSFSDREIVIRLLGGEAWAALDELRAERRTGRSARMLYEVLGDVWVVRRNPYLQDDLLDNPKRRALLVEALNHRLSEIEKRRRADLSEHGDTAGRERAARVEMLAAAAQRAVDEFAQEFEKMAELRRRATKVLGRCTQRDNIRFDGLARVSHVTDATDWRVEYPFVVLTPDAEAEIASLVKACFELGLTVIPRGGGTGYTGGAVPLTPFSAVINTEKLEQLGAVELTELPGVAHKVPTIFSGAGVVTRRVTEAAEAAGYVFAVDPTSLDASCIGGNIAMNAGGKKAVLWGTALDNLAWWRMVDPEGNWLEVTRVEHNLGKIHDIPVARFELKWFDGARAPGEKLLRAETLDIEGRRFRKEGLGKDVTDKFLAGLPGVQKEGCDGLITSARWVLHKMPAHTRTVCLEFFGQAREAIPSIVEIKDYLFETSKRGGAILAGLEHLDERYLRAVGYATKSKRQAFPKMVLIGDIVGDDADAVAHATSEVVRMANGKSGEGFVAVSAEARKRFWLDRSRTAAIAKHTNAFKINEDVVIPLNRMGEYTDGIERINIELSIKNKLQLVDALEAFFTAGNLPLGKSDDASEIPSAELLEDRVQQALDLLKRVRARWEFLREKLDMPLREAQHYLVTLGYEALAEKFADRVDAQPDAAVFHVTQDRTVRVSWKQEIRAELRQIFNGGAFKPILDEAQAIHKQVLRGRVFVALHMHAGDGNVHTNIPVNSDNYAMLQDAHAAVARIMRLARSLDGVISGEHGIGITKLEFLTDDEIAEFRAYKQRVDPQGRFNKGKLLEGADLRNAYTPSFGLMGYESLIMQQSDIGAIAESVKDCLRCGKCKPVCATHVPRANLLYSPRNKILATSLLVEAFLYEEQTRRGVSIKHWDEFNDVADHCTVCHKCATPCPVKIDFGDVTMNMRNLLRKMGKKKFNPGSAAGMFFLNATNPQTINATRAVMMGLGYKAQRLANDVLKKVAQKQTAHPPSTTGKRPAVEQVIHFVNKKMPGNLPKKTARALLDIEDNKIVPIIRNPKTTTVDSEAVFYFPGCGSERLFSQVGLATQAMLWEAGVQTVLPPGYLCCGYPQRGSGQYDKAEKIVTDNRVLFHRVANTLNYLDIKTVVVSCGTCYDQLAGYEFDKIFPGCRIIDIHEFLLEKGMRLDGVTGTRYMYHDPCHTPIKTMDPVKLVNELMGAQHDGYRIEKNDRCCGESGTLAVARPDVSTQVRFRKEEEIKKGVAKLRNIPVVSGNGANGANVAAAGASDVKILTSCPACLQGLSRYNEDADIEADYIVVEIARHMLGENWMTDYVARANNGGIERVLV; encoded by the coding sequence ATGAACGCACCGCAAGTTTTCGATCCGCACGGCGCGGCAGCCGCCGTCGCCGCCGACCCCGCTCCGCGCCTGCGCGAAATTCCCTACAACTACACGTCGTTCTCCGATCGCGAGATCGTGATCCGCCTGCTCGGCGGCGAAGCGTGGGCCGCGCTCGACGAGCTGCGCGCCGAGCGCCGCACGGGCCGCTCGGCGCGGATGCTGTACGAGGTGCTGGGCGACGTCTGGGTGGTGCGGCGCAATCCGTATCTGCAGGACGACCTGCTCGACAATCCGAAGCGGCGCGCGCTGCTCGTCGAGGCGCTGAACCACCGGCTGTCCGAGATCGAGAAGCGCCGCCGCGCGGACTTGTCCGAGCACGGCGACACGGCGGGCCGCGAACGCGCCGCGCGCGTCGAGATGCTCGCCGCGGCCGCGCAGCGCGCGGTCGACGAGTTCGCGCAGGAGTTCGAAAAGATGGCGGAGCTGCGCCGCCGAGCGACGAAGGTGCTCGGCCGCTGCACGCAAAGGGACAACATCCGTTTCGACGGCCTCGCGCGCGTGTCGCACGTGACGGACGCGACCGACTGGCGCGTCGAATATCCGTTCGTCGTGCTGACGCCCGATGCCGAGGCGGAAATCGCGAGCCTCGTGAAGGCGTGCTTCGAGCTCGGCCTGACCGTGATTCCGCGCGGCGGCGGCACGGGCTACACGGGCGGCGCGGTGCCGCTCACGCCGTTCTCGGCCGTCATCAACACCGAGAAGCTCGAGCAACTGGGCGCCGTCGAGCTGACCGAGCTGCCGGGCGTCGCGCACAAGGTGCCGACGATCTTCTCCGGCGCGGGCGTCGTCACGCGCCGCGTGACCGAGGCGGCCGAGGCGGCGGGCTACGTGTTCGCGGTCGATCCGACGTCGCTCGACGCATCGTGCATCGGCGGCAACATCGCGATGAACGCGGGCGGCAAGAAGGCGGTGCTCTGGGGCACCGCGCTCGACAACCTCGCATGGTGGCGGATGGTCGATCCGGAAGGGAACTGGCTCGAAGTCACGCGCGTCGAGCACAACCTCGGCAAGATCCACGACATCCCCGTCGCGCGCTTCGAGCTCAAGTGGTTCGACGGTGCGCGCGCGCCGGGCGAGAAGCTGCTGCGCGCCGAGACGCTCGACATCGAAGGCCGGCGCTTCCGCAAGGAAGGCCTCGGCAAGGACGTGACGGACAAGTTCCTCGCGGGCCTGCCGGGCGTGCAGAAGGAAGGCTGCGACGGCCTCATCACGTCCGCGCGCTGGGTGCTGCACAAGATGCCCGCGCACACGCGCACCGTCTGCCTCGAATTCTTCGGCCAGGCGCGCGAGGCGATTCCGAGCATCGTCGAGATCAAGGATTACCTGTTCGAGACGTCGAAGCGCGGCGGCGCGATCCTCGCGGGCCTCGAGCACCTCGACGAACGCTATCTGCGCGCGGTCGGCTACGCGACGAAGAGCAAGCGCCAGGCGTTCCCGAAGATGGTGCTGATCGGCGACATCGTCGGCGACGACGCCGACGCGGTCGCGCATGCAACGTCCGAAGTCGTGCGGATGGCCAACGGCAAGAGCGGCGAAGGCTTCGTCGCCGTCAGCGCGGAGGCGCGCAAGCGCTTCTGGCTCGACCGCAGCCGCACCGCCGCGATCGCGAAGCACACGAACGCGTTCAAGATCAACGAGGACGTCGTCATCCCGCTGAACCGGATGGGCGAGTACACGGATGGCATCGAGCGGATCAACATCGAGCTGTCGATCAAGAACAAGCTGCAGCTCGTCGACGCGCTCGAGGCGTTCTTCACCGCGGGCAACCTGCCGCTCGGCAAGAGCGACGACGCGAGCGAGATTCCGAGCGCCGAGCTGCTCGAGGACCGCGTGCAGCAGGCGCTCGACTTGCTCAAGCGCGTGCGCGCGCGCTGGGAATTCCTGCGCGAGAAGCTCGACATGCCGCTGCGCGAGGCGCAGCACTATCTCGTCACGCTCGGCTACGAGGCGCTCGCGGAAAAGTTCGCGGATCGCGTCGACGCGCAGCCGGACGCGGCCGTCTTCCACGTGACGCAGGACCGCACGGTGCGCGTGTCGTGGAAGCAGGAGATCCGCGCGGAGCTGCGGCAGATCTTCAACGGCGGCGCGTTCAAGCCGATCCTCGACGAGGCGCAGGCGATCCACAAGCAGGTGCTGCGCGGCCGCGTGTTCGTCGCGCTGCACATGCACGCGGGCGACGGCAACGTTCACACGAATATCCCGGTGAACTCCGACAACTACGCGATGCTGCAGGACGCGCACGCGGCGGTGGCGCGGATCATGAGGCTCGCGCGCTCGCTCGACGGCGTGATCTCCGGCGAGCACGGGATCGGCATTACGAAGCTCGAGTTCCTGACCGACGACGAGATCGCCGAATTCCGCGCATACAAGCAGCGCGTCGATCCGCAGGGCCGCTTCAACAAGGGCAAGCTGCTCGAAGGCGCGGATCTGCGCAACGCGTACACGCCGAGCTTCGGCCTGATGGGCTACGAATCGCTCATCATGCAGCAGTCCGACATCGGCGCGATCGCCGAATCGGTGAAGGACTGCCTGCGCTGCGGCAAGTGCAAGCCGGTGTGCGCGACGCACGTGCCGCGCGCGAACCTGCTGTACAGCCCGCGCAACAAGATCCTCGCGACGTCGCTGCTCGTCGAGGCGTTCCTGTACGAGGAGCAGACGCGCCGCGGCGTGTCGATCAAGCACTGGGACGAATTCAACGACGTCGCCGATCATTGCACCGTCTGCCACAAGTGCGCGACGCCGTGCCCCGTCAAGATCGACTTCGGCGACGTGACGATGAACATGCGCAACCTGCTGCGCAAGATGGGCAAGAAGAAGTTCAACCCGGGCAGCGCGGCCGGCATGTTCTTCCTGAACGCGACGAACCCGCAGACGATCAACGCGACGCGCGCGGTGATGATGGGCCTGGGCTACAAGGCGCAGCGCCTCGCGAACGACGTGCTGAAGAAGGTCGCGCAGAAGCAGACCGCGCACCCGCCGTCGACCACCGGCAAGCGGCCCGCAGTCGAGCAGGTGATCCACTTCGTCAACAAGAAGATGCCGGGCAACCTGCCGAAGAAGACGGCGCGCGCGCTGCTCGACATCGAGGACAACAAGATCGTGCCGATCATCCGCAATCCGAAGACGACGACCGTCGATTCGGAGGCGGTGTTCTACTTCCCCGGCTGCGGCTCCGAGCGGCTGTTCTCGCAGGTCGGGCTCGCGACGCAGGCGATGCTGTGGGAGGCGGGCGTGCAGACCGTGCTGCCGCCTGGCTACCTCTGCTGCGGCTATCCGCAGCGCGGCTCGGGCCAGTACGACAAGGCCGAAAAGATCGTCACCGACAACCGCGTGCTGTTCCATCGGGTCGCGAACACGCTGAACTACCTCGACATCAAGACGGTGGTCGTGTCGTGCGGCACCTGCTACGACCAGCTCGCCGGCTACGAATTCGACAAGATCTTCCCAGGCTGCCGGATCATCGACATCCACGAGTTCCTGCTCGAAAAGGGAATGAGGCTCGACGGCGTGACGGGCACGCGCTACATGTATCACGATCCATGCCACACGCCGATCAAGACGATGGACCCGGTCAAGCTCGTCAACGAGCTGATGGGCGCGCAGCACGACGGCTACCGGATCGAGAAGAACGATCGCTGCTGCGGCGAATCGGGCACGCTTGCCGTCGCGCGCCCGGACGTGTCGACGCAGGTCCGCTTCCGAAAGGAGGAGGAGATCAAGAAGGGCGTCGCCAAATTGCGTAACATTCCGGTGGTGTCGGGCAACGGCGCGAATGGCGCGAACGTCGCGGCCGCGGGCGCGTCCGACGTGAAGATCCTGACGAGCTGCCCGGCGTGCCTGCAGGGCCTGTCGCGCTACAACGAGGACGCGGACATCGAGGCCGACTACATCGTCGTCGAGATCGCGCGTCACATGCTCGGCGAAAACTGGATGACCGACTACGTCGCGCGCGCGAACAACGGCGGGATCGAGCGCGTGCTGGTGTAA
- the ilvA gene encoding threonine ammonia-lyase, biosynthetic, translating to MASHDYLKKILTARVYDVALETELERARNLSARLNNAVYLKREDNQPVFSFKLRGAYNKMAHIPAGALARGVITASAGNHAQGVAFSAARMNVKAVIVVPVTTPQVKVDAVRAHGGPTVEVIQAGESYSDAYAHAVKVQAERDLTFVHPFDDPYVIAGQGTVAMEILRQHQGPIHAIFVPIGGGGLAAGVAAYVKAVRPEIKVIGVQTDDSCAMKQSLAAGKRVELAEVGLFSDGTAVKLVGEETFRLCAAYLDDVVTVDTDALCAAIKDVFQDTRSVLEPAGSLAVAGAKQYAERKGIEGETLVAITSGANMNFDRMRFVAERAEVGEAREAVFAVTIPEERGSFRRFCSLVGERNVTEFNYRIADARSAHIFVGVQIRRRDETDEIARNFAAHGFTTVDLSGDELSKQHIRYMVGGRSPLAHDERLFRFEFPERPGALMKFLSSMAPDWNISLFHYRNQGADYSSILVGLQVPQADHAEFDRFLAALGYPFWEESGNPAYRLFLS from the coding sequence ATGGCTTCCCACGATTATCTGAAGAAAATCCTGACCGCCCGGGTGTACGACGTCGCGCTCGAAACCGAGCTCGAACGCGCGCGCAACCTCTCCGCGCGGCTCAACAACGCCGTCTACCTGAAGCGCGAGGACAACCAGCCGGTGTTCTCGTTCAAGCTGCGCGGCGCGTACAACAAGATGGCGCACATCCCGGCCGGCGCGCTCGCGCGCGGCGTGATCACCGCATCGGCGGGCAACCACGCGCAGGGCGTCGCGTTCTCGGCCGCGCGAATGAACGTGAAGGCGGTGATCGTCGTGCCGGTGACGACGCCGCAGGTCAAGGTCGACGCGGTGCGCGCGCACGGCGGGCCGACCGTCGAGGTGATCCAGGCGGGCGAATCGTACAGCGACGCGTACGCGCACGCGGTGAAGGTGCAGGCCGAGCGCGACCTCACGTTCGTCCATCCGTTCGACGATCCTTACGTGATCGCGGGCCAGGGCACGGTCGCGATGGAAATCCTGCGCCAGCATCAGGGGCCGATCCACGCGATCTTCGTGCCGATCGGCGGCGGCGGGCTCGCGGCGGGCGTCGCCGCGTACGTGAAGGCGGTGCGCCCCGAGATCAAGGTGATCGGCGTGCAGACCGACGATTCGTGCGCGATGAAGCAATCGCTCGCGGCGGGCAAGCGCGTCGAGCTCGCCGAGGTCGGGCTCTTCTCCGACGGCACCGCGGTCAAGCTCGTCGGCGAGGAGACGTTTCGCCTCTGCGCCGCGTATCTCGACGACGTCGTGACCGTCGACACCGACGCGCTCTGCGCGGCGATCAAGGACGTGTTCCAGGATACGCGCAGCGTGCTCGAGCCGGCGGGCTCGCTCGCGGTCGCGGGCGCGAAGCAGTATGCGGAGCGCAAGGGGATCGAGGGCGAGACGCTCGTCGCGATCACGTCCGGCGCGAACATGAACTTCGACCGGATGCGCTTCGTCGCCGAGCGCGCCGAGGTGGGCGAGGCGCGCGAGGCCGTGTTCGCGGTGACGATCCCCGAGGAGCGCGGCAGCTTCAGGCGCTTCTGCTCGCTCGTCGGCGAGCGCAACGTGACCGAGTTCAACTACCGGATCGCCGATGCGCGATCGGCGCACATCTTCGTCGGCGTGCAGATCCGGCGGCGCGACGAAACGGACGAGATCGCGCGCAACTTCGCCGCGCACGGCTTCACGACCGTCGATCTGTCGGGCGACGAGCTGTCGAAGCAGCACATCCGCTACATGGTGGGCGGCCGCTCGCCGCTCGCGCACGACGAGCGGCTGTTCCGCTTCGAATTCCCGGAGCGGCCGGGCGCGCTGATGAAGTTCCTGTCGTCGATGGCACCCGACTGGAACATCAGCCTGTTCCATTACCGGAACCAGGGCGCCGACTATAGCTCGATCCTCGTCGGCCTGCAGGTGCCGCAGGCGGACCACGCGGAATTCGACCGCTTCCTCGCGGCGCTCGGCTACCCGTTCTGGGAAGAAAGCGGCAACCCGGCGTATCGTCTCTTCCTGTCGTAA
- the queF gene encoding NADPH-dependent 7-cyano-7-deazaguanine reductase QueF (Catalyzes the NADPH-dependent reduction of 7-cyano-7-deazaguanine (preQ0) to 7-aminomethyl-7-deazaguanine (preQ1) in queuosine biosynthesis), giving the protein MNPDHSPLGKATVYSNQYDASLLFPIPRARAREQIGIGAQLPFFGTDIWNAYELSWLNARGKPQVAIATFYVPAESPNIVESKSFKLYLGSFAQTAFESLDAVRDALKRDVSAACGASVTVRLATPAEFRKLQMDELDGLSLDRLDLEADVYEPDPSFLTASHDEAPVEETLVTDLLKSNCPVTGQPDWGSVQIHYVGAPIDHAGLLRYIISFRNHTGFHEQCVERIFVDILRACKPVKLAVYARYTRRGGLDINPFRTNYNQPMPDNARTARQ; this is encoded by the coding sequence ATGAACCCCGACCACTCCCCGCTCGGCAAGGCGACCGTCTACTCGAACCAGTACGACGCGTCGCTGCTGTTTCCGATTCCGCGCGCGCGCGCGAGAGAGCAGATCGGCATCGGCGCGCAGTTGCCGTTCTTCGGCACCGACATCTGGAACGCATACGAGCTGTCGTGGCTCAATGCGCGCGGCAAGCCGCAAGTCGCGATCGCGACGTTCTACGTGCCGGCCGAATCGCCGAATATCGTCGAATCGAAGTCGTTCAAGCTGTATCTCGGCTCGTTTGCGCAGACCGCGTTCGAATCGCTCGACGCGGTGCGCGACGCGCTCAAGCGCGACGTGTCGGCCGCGTGCGGCGCGAGCGTGACCGTGCGGCTCGCGACGCCCGCCGAATTCCGCAAGCTGCAGATGGACGAGCTCGACGGGCTGTCGCTCGACCGCCTCGATCTCGAAGCCGACGTCTACGAGCCCGATCCGTCGTTCCTCACCGCATCGCACGACGAAGCGCCCGTCGAGGAAACGCTCGTCACCGATCTGCTGAAGTCGAACTGCCCGGTGACGGGCCAGCCCGACTGGGGCAGCGTGCAGATCCACTACGTCGGCGCGCCGATCGATCACGCGGGCCTGTTGCGCTACATCATCTCGTTTCGCAACCACACAGGCTTTCACGAGCAATGCGTCGAGCGGATCTTCGTCGACATCCTGCGCGCGTGCAAGCCGGTGAAGCTGGCCGTCTACGCGCGCTACACGCGCCGCGGCGGGCTCGACATCAATCCGTTCCGCACGAACTACAACCAGCCGATGCCGGACAACGCGCGCACCGCGCGGCAGTGA
- a CDS encoding RidA family protein, with protein sequence MKRYGVGEAKGTGGQVMPFARAVEADGWLYVSGQTPMVNGEVVEGGIVTQSKQAIENVIAILKEAGYGLEHVVRCGVWLDDARDFASFNKVFISYFGEHPPARACVQSSMVIDCKVEVDCIAYKAPAK encoded by the coding sequence ATGAAGCGATATGGCGTGGGCGAAGCGAAGGGCACGGGCGGCCAGGTGATGCCGTTCGCGCGCGCGGTCGAGGCGGACGGGTGGCTGTACGTGTCCGGCCAGACGCCGATGGTGAACGGCGAGGTCGTCGAGGGCGGGATCGTCACGCAATCGAAGCAGGCGATCGAGAACGTGATCGCGATCCTGAAGGAAGCCGGCTACGGCCTCGAGCACGTCGTGCGCTGCGGCGTGTGGCTCGACGACGCGCGCGATTTCGCGTCGTTCAACAAGGTCTTCATCTCGTACTTCGGCGAGCATCCGCCCGCGCGCGCGTGCGTGCAGTCGAGCATGGTGATCGACTGCAAGGTCGAGGTCGACTGCATCGCGTACAAGGCGCCGGCGAAGTGA
- a CDS encoding N-acyl-D-amino-acid deacylase family protein — translation MHSHPEAADTLIVGAQLYDGTGAPRVERDVAIRGDRIVAIGNLTNWLAEQVVEANGRALAPGFVDVHTHDDTHVIDAPQMLPKISQGVTTVIVGNCGISASPVALNGDPPDPMNLLGARAAFRYPTFAAYVDALGAAKPAVNVAALVGHTALRNNQMDRLDRAATDAEIAAMRAQLEEALAHGALGLSSGLAYGSAFAAPAEEVMALAEPLANAGAVYTTHMRTEFDAILDAMDEAYRVGRHARVPVVISHLKCAGPANWGRSADVLASLERARRIQPVGCDCYPYSRSSSTLDIKQATGDIDITITWSDPHPEMAGKLLKAIAAEWGVPERDAARRLQPAGAVYHNMSEDDVRRILSHPATMVGSDGLPNDPLPHPRLWGAFPRVLGYYARDEQLISLEEAVRKMTSLSARRFGLAQRGEVRVGYHADLVLFDADRVRDAATFEQPQQPAHGIEAVWVNGVLSYCDGAPTGERAGRFVARGARAAATAHDAF, via the coding sequence ATGCACTCGCATCCCGAAGCGGCCGATACGCTGATCGTCGGCGCGCAGTTGTACGACGGCACGGGCGCGCCGCGCGTCGAGCGCGATGTCGCGATTCGCGGCGACCGGATCGTCGCGATCGGCAACCTGACGAACTGGCTCGCGGAGCAGGTGGTCGAGGCGAACGGCCGCGCGCTCGCGCCGGGCTTCGTCGACGTGCACACGCACGACGACACGCACGTGATCGACGCGCCGCAGATGCTGCCGAAGATCTCGCAGGGCGTGACGACGGTGATCGTCGGCAACTGCGGAATCAGCGCGTCGCCCGTCGCGCTGAATGGCGACCCGCCCGATCCGATGAACCTGCTCGGCGCGCGCGCGGCGTTCCGCTATCCGACGTTCGCCGCCTACGTCGACGCGCTCGGCGCGGCGAAGCCGGCCGTCAACGTGGCGGCGCTCGTCGGCCATACCGCGCTGCGCAACAACCAGATGGACCGGCTCGACCGCGCGGCGACCGACGCCGAAATCGCCGCGATGCGCGCGCAGCTCGAAGAAGCGCTCGCGCACGGCGCGCTCGGCCTGAGCTCGGGGCTCGCGTACGGCTCGGCGTTCGCCGCGCCGGCCGAAGAAGTGATGGCGCTCGCCGAGCCGCTCGCGAACGCGGGCGCCGTCTACACGACGCACATGCGCACCGAGTTCGACGCGATCCTCGACGCGATGGACGAGGCATACCGCGTCGGCCGGCACGCGCGCGTGCCCGTCGTGATCTCGCATCTGAAGTGCGCGGGGCCGGCGAACTGGGGGCGCAGCGCCGACGTGCTCGCGTCGCTCGAACGCGCGCGGCGCATCCAGCCCGTCGGCTGCGACTGCTATCCGTACAGCCGCAGCTCGTCGACGCTCGACATCAAGCAGGCGACGGGCGACATCGACATCACGATCACGTGGTCCGACCCGCATCCGGAAATGGCGGGCAAGCTGCTGAAGGCGATCGCGGCGGAGTGGGGCGTGCCCGAGCGGGACGCGGCCCGCCGGCTGCAGCCGGCGGGCGCCGTGTATCACAACATGTCGGAGGACGACGTGCGGCGAATCCTGTCGCATCCGGCGACGATGGTGGGCTCCGACGGCCTGCCGAACGATCCGCTGCCGCATCCGCGCCTCTGGGGCGCATTCCCGCGCGTGCTCGGCTACTACGCGCGCGACGAGCAACTGATTTCGCTCGAAGAGGCGGTGCGCAAGATGACGTCGCTGTCCGCGCGGCGCTTCGGGCTCGCGCAGCGCGGCGAAGTGCGGGTCGGCTATCACGCGGACCTCGTGCTGTTCGATGCGGACCGCGTGCGCGATGCGGCGACGTTCGAGCAGCCGCAGCAGCCGGCGCACGGGATCGAGGCCGTGTGGGTGAACGGCGTGCTGTCGTATTGCGACGGCGCGCCGACGGGCGAGCGCGCGGGCCGCTTCGTCGCGCGCGGCGCGCGGGCCGCGGCGACGGCGCACGACGCGTTCTGA
- a CDS encoding MurR/RpiR family transcriptional regulator, which produces MTPSAEQPAFDIVARIAECAPELRDAERKVAALILGDLTQAAHASIGALAAQAGVSVATVTRFAKAVGCRDVRELKLRLAQAAAVGQRFLTPAAADARRDETPVSRVYEDVQVALEHNHRLLRQTSFDAPAAALATANMIYVYGQGGGSTALADELRFRLVRFGRPVATYQDALLQRMVAATAAPGCVVVALSVSGRVPEQLESCALAKRYGATLVALTAPASPLAQLADHLIPVVAFETDFIFKPSTSRYAMLMALDVLVTEVALRLGDDCREPLRRMKHALDLHRGGGDRQPLGD; this is translated from the coding sequence ATGACGCCGTCCGCCGAGCAGCCCGCCTTCGACATCGTCGCCCGGATCGCCGAGTGCGCGCCCGAGTTGCGCGATGCCGAGCGCAAGGTCGCGGCGCTGATCCTCGGCGATCTGACGCAGGCCGCGCACGCGAGCATCGGCGCGCTCGCCGCGCAAGCAGGCGTAAGCGTCGCCACCGTCACGCGCTTCGCGAAGGCGGTCGGCTGCCGCGACGTGCGCGAGCTCAAGCTGCGGCTCGCGCAGGCGGCCGCGGTCGGCCAGCGCTTTCTGACCCCGGCCGCGGCCGATGCTCGGCGCGACGAGACGCCCGTTTCGCGCGTGTACGAAGACGTGCAGGTGGCGCTCGAGCACAACCACCGGTTGCTGCGCCAGACGTCGTTCGACGCGCCCGCCGCCGCGCTCGCCACGGCGAACATGATCTACGTGTACGGGCAGGGCGGCGGCTCGACCGCGCTCGCCGACGAATTGCGCTTTCGCCTCGTGCGCTTCGGCCGGCCGGTCGCGACCTACCAGGACGCGCTGCTGCAGCGGATGGTCGCGGCCACCGCGGCGCCCGGCTGCGTCGTCGTCGCGCTGTCGGTGTCGGGGCGCGTCCCCGAGCAGCTCGAAAGCTGCGCGCTCGCGAAGCGCTACGGCGCGACGCTCGTCGCGCTCACCGCGCCCGCGTCGCCGCTCGCGCAGCTCGCCGATCACCTGATTCCCGTCGTCGCGTTCGAAACCGATTTCATCTTCAAGCCGTCGACGTCGCGCTACGCGATGCTGATGGCGCTCGACGTGCTCGTCACCGAAGTCGCGCTGCGCCTGGGCGACGACTGCCGCGAGCCGCTGCGCCGGATGAAGCACGCGCTCGACCTGCACCGCGGCGGCGGCGACCGCCAACCGTTAGGAGACTGA
- a CDS encoding amino acid deaminase: protein MKVTNYQEATIDPFGKGLGNVPSASVPLSDAGRLEWNLLAEDVSLPAAVLYADRIEHNLKWMQAFVAEYGVKLAPHGKTTMAPQLFRRQLETGAWGITLATAHQTRAAYHGGVRRVLLANQLVGRHNMAMIAELLTDPDFEFFCLVDSVDGVEQLGRFFGAAGKPLNVLLELGVPGGRTGVRDDAQRDAVLAALARHAGVLKLAGIELYEGVLKEEGEIRAFLRRAVELVHELASASRFAHAPALLSGAGSAWYDVVADEFAQAAAAGVIDVVLRPGCYLTHDIGIYKKAQTDIFARNPIAQKMGEGLLPALQLWAYVQSIPEPERAIVALGKRDSAFDAGLPEPARHFRPGAGGLPRDIAPGEGWEVTGLMDQHAYLKIPAGADLKVGDMVSFDISHPCLTFDKWRQLLVVDPQYRVTEVIETYF from the coding sequence ATGAAAGTTACAAACTATCAGGAAGCGACGATCGATCCCTTCGGCAAGGGTCTCGGCAACGTGCCGAGCGCGAGCGTGCCGCTGTCGGACGCGGGCCGCCTCGAATGGAACCTGCTCGCCGAGGACGTGAGCCTGCCCGCCGCCGTGCTGTACGCGGACCGGATCGAGCACAACCTGAAGTGGATGCAGGCGTTCGTCGCCGAATACGGCGTGAAGCTCGCGCCGCACGGCAAGACGACGATGGCGCCGCAGTTGTTCCGCCGCCAGCTCGAGACGGGCGCGTGGGGCATCACGCTCGCGACCGCGCATCAGACGCGCGCCGCGTACCACGGCGGCGTGCGGCGCGTGCTGCTCGCGAACCAGCTCGTCGGCCGGCACAACATGGCGATGATCGCCGAGCTCTTGACCGACCCCGATTTCGAGTTTTTCTGCCTTGTCGATTCGGTCGACGGCGTCGAGCAGCTCGGGCGCTTCTTCGGCGCCGCGGGCAAGCCGCTCAACGTGCTGCTCGAGCTCGGCGTGCCGGGCGGGCGCACCGGCGTGCGCGACGACGCGCAGCGCGACGCGGTGCTCGCCGCGCTCGCGCGCCACGCGGGCGTGCTGAAGCTCGCCGGCATCGAGCTGTACGAAGGCGTGCTGAAGGAGGAAGGCGAGATCCGCGCGTTCCTGCGGCGCGCGGTCGAGCTCGTGCATGAGCTCGCCTCGGCCAGCCGCTTCGCGCACGCGCCGGCGCTGCTGTCGGGCGCGGGCTCCGCGTGGTACGACGTCGTCGCCGACGAATTCGCGCAGGCGGCCGCGGCCGGCGTGATCGACGTCGTGCTGCGCCCCGGCTGCTATCTGACGCACGACATCGGCATCTACAAGAAAGCGCAGACCGACATCTTCGCACGCAACCCGATCGCGCAAAAAATGGGCGAAGGCCTGCTGCCGGCGCTGCAGTTGTGGGCGTACGTGCAGTCGATCCCGGAGCCCGAGCGCGCGATCGTCGCGCTCGGCAAGCGCGATTCCGCGTTCGACGCGGGCCTGCCGGAGCCGGCGCGCCACTTCCGCCCGGGCGCGGGCGGCCTGCCGCGCGACATCGCGCCGGGCGAAGGCTGGGAAGTGACCGGCCTGATGGACCAGCACGCGTACCTGAAGATCCCGGCGGGCGCGGACCTGAAGGTCGGCGACATGGTGTCGTTCGACATCTCGCACCCGTGCCTCACGTTCGACAAGTGGCGGCAGTTGCTCGTCGTCGATCCGCAGTACCGCGTGACCGAGGTGATCGAGACGTACTTCTGA